The nucleotide window ATGTTGTTTCCCTGATATTGGAGCTCACAACATTTCTCAAATCCATGTACTCAACCTGATATTACATGCCCCATAATTAACTCAGACCCGCATTTTGCAGCCCTCCCAATAAAGTATAAACGTACGTAGCTACTTATAAACAACCAACAACTATCAGAATCACAAGCATTGAAGGCATATTAATGGATTTGAATACCACTCAAATAAGAGAACtgaaaatctttaattttaacttcCAGCAATGCCCAAGTTTTGAATTTTATGGTCTCCACCATCGAATCCAGACCAAGatctttttgttgaaaaataatatagttccTATGACACCACAAAGCCCACACCGTGGCACACCAACCAGCTACAATCGTGAAGATGGAAGTGTGTTATAGCATCCCTGTGTAGTGTAGTGATGACACCCTACCAAGAATAACATTGGTTCCACACCTTAGATGCAAATGTACAAGTAAAGAAAAGGTGCTCCAAAGTGTCATCATAAACTTTACAAAAAGGACATAGAGAAGTTCCCAATTGTTGCAAAGTGACACCACGAGACAATAAACTATCCAATGTAGGCAATCTATTGACCGAAAGCCTCCAAATGAATATGTTAACATTCCTTGGCACGAATAAATCCCAAAGGTGCTTGTAGAAAAGGTTTTCAACAAAACGATAGCTAGAAGTGATGAACTCATATGCACTTTTAACCAAGAAAAACTTTTTTGAGTTACTTTTCCAAAGCACTTTGTCTTCCACATTTTCCACCAAATTAATGCCCTCTAATTCCTTCATAAATGACTCCACCAATGATAATTCCTATGTGAACCACTGTCTTCTCCGACTTAACCGCCACCTCCATATACCATCTTCCCACACACCAACATCACCCactaaatttttcttttgacaaGAATTCAAGAAAAACTTCTTGTACTTAGAGGCAAGTGATTCATTTGCCAACCAATTCTCATGCCAAAAACTAAGGTTTCTCCCATCACCTAATTTCCGCTCcaaatttttttcaaaccaTGAAACTTCCCTCTTCCCTCCCAAGAAAAGAGTGTAGTCTGACGTTAGAGATTTAGACTTCATTTGGTATGCAAGAAAGTAGAGAGGTGAGttgagaaaggaagaaaaaacttcaaaattttaatcCTTCGTTTGTTTGGTTAGAggagacaaagaaaaaaagattcttGCAGGTGGATCTCATGTCATTCTTATATTCCTTCTAAAAGTGAATGGAAAAGGAAGGAAGAGTGTCTTCTACAAAGGGacaaaaatatccttatttataaaacattttattctttaattatacTAGTTGTATACTggtatttatgttattttatgtagatttttctctctttcctctctcttattttacaaaatcaaaccaaaagaaagacaaaaattattttccttttcttttattcactTCTCTACCAAACAATCTAAAAAATCATAtcactttttattcttttttcttccttctctttccttttcttttactttcttttctaaatcaaacataactttaacaatttaaatattaattattgggAAATTAATGTAGCAATAACAGAAGATATTttggacaaaaaaattaaaaatgaaagtgGCGtgtttagtaaataaaaaaagagcatGAAAAGTACGAAACAAACTTAGTCTCTTATCCACAATAATTAAGGACAGAGCCAATTTAAGAATCAAATGAaaacttaataattataattgttgatagatataaatttaataaaacttaagcacttaaataatgaaaaaaagtcaaattaacgggttaatttacaaaagaaatccaaaatacatttttacaatttttggaTTGGATGAGATAACTtgctaacaaattaaaaaagatcgAATGAGAACCCAGACAAGTCTAAAACTTTTACTATCATCTTATATGTATATTTactattatcattatcattagaTTTTTTCCCGTAAACAGCATTTGGTTTAGCTTTTTTTTAACAGTAATTAGTTTGGCTTTAATCCCATAATTTGTTAACCAtccttatatataattaagttaatttttttatcaatgaatattaatttttattagcgAGAGATTCCAACTTtaccatcttttttctttttcttttactattaaattaatcttatatttccTTAAAGAGATTGCAATTAAATCagaattcttgaatcttgatgaaTGATTATGACATATacctataataaatttatgttaacAGTAATTGCATGCTGAATTCAAATGATCCCTATAAATCATCTAAAGATGCCCCCTTGGAATCATTAAAAGGGTAGGTCAGAATACAGGGCATAATTAAGATTGACCCAAACTGAAACTAGGGTACACATGGagcttttattctttctttaaatctttaaataatttGGCAAGAGTTGAACCATGGATCTTAGGATTCTAGTGGACGAACACAAAAACGCGCGTAGACCACACACTTGCCCTTGACCTAATCAAACTCATCGAATATTCGTGGCAAATGCACACGTAAAAATGGAAGGTAACCTACCAATCAATACCTTACTAATTAAAGTTCAGTTCAATTCACCACTGTCCACAATTGAAAGATAACAATGAATTGTTTTCCCTTCTGTTTGTACGATAAGGCCTCTTACAGGtaaccaattaaattaattatatatacgaTAACAAATTGTTTTAGCTGAACGTGAAGCTAATATTCTTGTTTAATTTGGTTACTTAATCCGATTTAGGATGTTGGAACATGTAGGCTGTAGCATATGTTTGGAATCGATCGAAAGAGGGAGGATCAGAAAGGAAagattgttttcctttttgtccaaaaagaagaagaagaaaggaatcgaaagtaaaaagaaaattaaaaacaaatcattCTTTCATTTGCATGCGTCTGTGGGTGGgtattttttgtactttttttccctctctattaatcaaacaaaacaatagTTTGTAATAGGATATTTTCATGACTGATCAGTGCTACTAAAATAAATTGTCTCAAATTTTTTCCGAAGGAAAAAAgatatcaattgaaaaaaatattactaaaacagttttatattatttattattgtttaatcataaactatcattaaattattttaaaataattattttaaaagtcaacaaatttaatatacgTTGTGACTGAATAAtcgtaaaaaatgttatattatcCGTGCATAAACCTTCTTCTCTAccttaaaaataaagagattatTGTGTGATATTACTAATTGGCTAATAGCTATCTAAAAAGATGTGGTGCAAGTTGAAATGAAAGCGTGCACGGTTCAGTGCCgttaattataatttacatCAAACAATTATAGGCACTCCAGTCGAACAGAcaaaaattgtttattatacAGGGtcttaattgcattttttttaatcaccgtaaagtttttattttcctttccaAGAGTGTATGATTTCCGGGgattgaattatttttcaaaaaattcaacatATATTATCAACCGAATTACTGTGATTAGATGATCGCAATCCATGTTTAATAACGTATATTATggtacacaatttttttaaaagacaaaagttatttaaaagagaaattaattaGTGTGATTAGTTTGTGACAAGTAACAAGTTGGTGGGTCAGGGAGCAATAGCAACCAGAAGCGCAAAATATTGATTTGTAAAGTTGGTGATGGGTCCAACACTTGGTCCAGACAAGCTCCCACTTGGCTCACTAAGTCCAGGTGTTTTAAAAGCTAAGACTTAGGCATTTCCAATTTGTATTGTCGAATAAtctattgaatatatatatatatatactgataCTTTGTcagtaaatataaattataaaaaaataaaatcaattatataaatataaataaaataaaatataaaaatataagattttatttataaacttaataaattttaaaaaaataagagatacaGGTACACACCCTCTTAAAATGTAGGTCAggtagtgtatatatatacacacacaaggTTGACAACACTGCAGCAATGCTGCTTCCACCACCGTTGACTCGACCACTTGTGTTACCTTTCGCACACGGAATGACACGCGGATCGTGACATTTAGAAATCATAATCTGATGCTCGCTAACTAGTTTTCACACTCATTCATTGTctctgtataaaaaaaaaattatgttcggTAAAATTCACTTTACAactattaaaattcaaaatcaactaGTGGCAAACTTCAGGAAGAGGCCAAGAAACTCTGTTTcgttgattattatttttccataaATAATATACCTTGCTATTTACAAACGAACTTTTAAGTATTGACAGGATTGGTCTATAgatttttaagaatataatGAGGGAATTGTTCACGATGAAGCTCACAGGCTGAATTCGTGCTGCAATATGGTGATCCTAAACCCAAATTAAATCGatctttaaaaatttaagagtGGGATCATGATTTTCCCTAATCCTTAAGCTTTGAAGGGGAAAATCCTTTGGTAACTATCTTTAGAGCTATGGCTAAGGCTTAATTTGAGTTTTGAAGGGAAAATGTAGATTTTGGGTTGAAATTCCGTGCGGTTGACTTCAAGATGGTGCTCCTATCTAACGTACTGTACTTAACAACTCTGATTCTAAACTCCTCTATGCTCCTTGTCCTTGGTATGCCCTTAGTCAAAGATAGGACAAAAGGTGTCTCTTTATTGAGTTAACTACTATATGGATTTGGATATCTTCAGACAAAGTTAGCACCTCCTTGTAGAATTTTCCCGAAAGGCTCTTCAACAATAGCTGTTGAGTAATCTTATGATAAAACACCTAACCAAAGTTGTCATGAGATTATCCTAGCTATAGACTGACCCTTGAGGAATATATTAGAATGAGCTGagaccctctctctctctctggaaAAGCTCTGcgaattatcatttttttttttatcgaattcataatttttcctttcttttttctttatcaccAAATTAACCTTATAATTTCATACGATATCACATTTGGAGCCTCAATATAAATAACATCTCATTCAAGAAAACTTCCAAGTGTTTACTAGGATCCTTATCTCTAGTGTAAGGCTCTATGGGTAAAGGATTTAATCAGATACCAATCTATTATCTCTGTCACAACTAAGTGTTATGGGAAAGGATGGTTGAAAGAAATAGATCTCACTCCATCTATATGCTACAATTACATTAGTTATATTTATAGGTGTCAAAATTaggataaattatttaatgtgatGCTCAAGGCCTCGTAGGCATAATATTTCTTTGTCTTGGTGTAGCAACATTATAACTTACTCTAGACCTAGATATGATTCAATTTTCCTAATTCCATGTTAGAAGTCTTATACATGAGTGTTGATTTAGTTAACCCTACACAAATTGTGCACGAGAAAACTCGTTCTAATAATTAGGCTTAGGTCCAATCCAAAATAATTACTtatcacatttattattttatttttatttttaaatattttctgcacctcgtacatttttttttctgttggaTCCCACCCCGTGCACTCTAAAATGCGATGTTTTTGTATTAGCGCtctaagaaaaattagaaacttaCATATAATTTTAGCTAGAGTGTATTAAATAGATGGAAgagccaaacaaaaagaaaaaaagtgatagatataataattaataaaataaaagagaataaatatataaataataaacacacaatatttatttattataaattttaattatataaaataaatatttattatgcatAAAGCACGGACTaatcaaaatattgttttattttacataaatggTAAGACATAATCTAAAATTTGACCAATTAGTCAATGAAGCACATTTTCTACCTTGATAATTTaggtatgatttttaattattttatttcacaaatGACAAATGAATTagccaaaaaaggaaaaaattaaaattttctaacaatattactttttaaatatcAAAAGTCCAATCTCTCATGGATTCTCTCTCACGGTTGTGCCAGTTCCACTTGCACCCACACGCAAACTCTATATATACCTCCCAACACTCTGAAGCCTAacagaaacaaaagaaacaagaaaacaaaacgcGATGGTTGACGTCGACGTTGGAACCTCGGACTCGCCGAAGCGCCACCACAACAACGGCTTCCTCGTAACAATATCGGCGGTTCTGGCGCTGCTAACAAAGCGCAGAGCAGCGAAGCCGACCAAAGAGGATGAGTGGAAGAAGGAATTGAAGAAGTCGCGGCCGAAGAAGCTTCTCAGCAACATAAGAAGCAAAGCGCTTTTCGGTCACAACCACAACAACAAGAAGAAGCTGCGAAGCGTGGAAGAGACACAACAAGGGTGGGGAAACGGCGGCGTTTGGCAGAAGGAGATTCTCATGGGTGGCAAGTGCGAGCCGTTGGATTTCTCGGGTGTGATTTATTACGATGGAAACGGGAAGCAGCTCAGCGAAATCCCTCTCAGGTCGCCACGCGCTAGCCCCATGCCCGGTTACCTCACGCGCCGCCTCTGAAATCTGAATGAGTCATCACCACCGCCATGCCGATCTTAGATTGTGCATGTCTCTATTTTTTGAGTAAATGttagtttattagttttataaatgCTGCAGATTCAAATCCCTTCCGTTTGTTTAGCTAGTTTAATTTTTAGGTTGTTGGAAACAATATTTGAAGACGTCGTTTTATAGTTTTAACGTGTCTAAGGTTTATTCCGGCACATGAggtaatatctttttttttattaaaaaagtaattattatgaaattccttcttcttcttttatttttttcatttccagcgatgtatatttttaattgagaagGATAGAAAGAGAGCCGCAAACAATCAGTATTTGtttctttgaaaaatgaaatacaGATAATATAATGAAATACATCGGTTTCCAAACacgactttatttatttataaattcggTGATTCCTTGCGAGtaagatatatatttcaaaGAGAATTGTATTTGATTAGGTCTAATCTGACTTTGATTCTCTTACAATGGCATCGGCACCAagtcatttaatttaaaaagctAGAAAGAGGAATGGAAGATTTGTCATATTGCTCTTTGGTCGGGTACAACGTACAACGTACAACGTACAACCCAttatgccttccaaaaaaaaaaaaccgtaaAACCCATTGTGTcgctcaacatttttttttcagaccaaacgtgttttaaaatatttgattttattattacctAGTCATAAGGATAACCTTTATCAttattttgggtgaaaaaatattttaaaagtaaatataatgaataatataatattaaatataaaatataaaattttacatgaatatacatatatatatatataatattataataaataagtttttttcatatctatatttatgtctttatgtgtaaacaaaaaatatttatgtctaTAACTCcacatatataagtaaaaaactattaatgtataatttaatcttaattgattagttttatatttttattaattattatcatatcTATTGAACTTCTCTAATTAATAAGTTTCATGTTTCTATTTtcatgtttgaattttctaatcATTACCTTGTTTAATTGActaatttatctaattttaattcatttttcattctcttaGAGCAATAATTATTACTCTATTCAATTTtgacataaatatataatttaatcttaattgaataatttcaaaaaaattactaatttttatcATCCTAATTcatgaatttcatttttttattattatgttcaaAACATCTaatcattatcattttaatcgattgatttctttcattcttaactcattttcaaaatctctAATTACTATCAAGTGAAGAGATGCAAAAGTCATTTCGAAAATCTTTACatcttaaaaaagtttaaatatcactatattatatattttaatattaaatcatGAGAACATTATGGTTAATACACATATAATTAGCCAGCTATGTGTTTTATATGCTTGTTTTTGCCAAAACCATACATAACTTtggatataattaaaattgattttgttaaaatttatccaATATGTTGTAGCATGCTTTTGTTGGTTTCTCTAAAAGGGAATTTAAACTTATCGTGCGAAAATATGTTTGGTAGCGGCGATTGATGAAAGAATGGagtaagagaataaaaaaactaaaatacttTTCTGTTTTGGCATTTGTGTCACGGGGAAAAGGATTGGCAAGAAGTTTATCGGACTCCCACCACAACAATTCGTCCattttggatgaaaaaataaataaattgacgGCACAGtaagtaaaatattaaattacccatatttttatgcactttttttattattatgaatattTATGTCATTCTATATAtacacattttctttctttcacctttccacacaatcaaacaaaaaaaagaagatatttttttattaattttttttatcaaacaacttaaaaactatctcatttttctttcttttcactttttttccccAAACCAAACAACGTTATAACGATCTTACCAGTTATACAACATCTCCAAACACAGCATCAATTAACGATTTATGTTCTAAGATGAGAATACGAAAACGAAATTCTGTTAATTTGAGACTTCGAAGTTTGAAACCTACAAATTCAacacttaaatattttattttgttttatgtttaacgGAACTTATTACAATCTTTTGTAATTGTTTTGTCAAGTATTCAAATGCTGTTTAAGCTGCAAAATGTTtcaatatatatgttattttgttgAATGGGTCAAGGACACAAGAGTTA belongs to Glycine soja cultivar W05 chromosome 5, ASM419377v2, whole genome shotgun sequence and includes:
- the LOC114411739 gene encoding uncharacterized protein LOC114411739, coding for MVDVDVGTSDSPKRHHNNGFLVTISAVLALLTKRRAAKPTKEDEWKKELKKSRPKKLLSNIRSKALFGHNHNNKKKLRSVEETQQGWGNGGVWQKEILMGGKCEPLDFSGVIYYDGNGKQLSEIPLRSPRASPMPGYLTRRL